In Bdellovibrio svalbardensis, a single genomic region encodes these proteins:
- a CDS encoding FAD-binding oxidoreductase: MSPALLELESFLKKEQIKTDEESLKYWGKDWTTYFDIKASAIVFPHTTENVVDLVKWARKNKIALIPSGGRTGLSGAAVATQGEVVVSFDQMNKIKDFSPVDQTVIIEPGVVTEALQEFAHSKQLFYPVDFAAVGSSQMGGNISTNAGGIKVVRYGLTRDWVAALTVVTGAGDVLELNNALVKNATGYDLRHLFIGAEGTLGFITEATIKLAPNPPPMKVLVMAVSGLDAVMKIFAEFKTKTSLVAFEMFSDKALKRVLENTGLPAPLETQAPFYVLAEVETRNDQDEEHALGVFEKCLEEGWVLDGVISQSDVQATTFWRYREDISESLAKYSPYKNDIAVTISKVPPFMDDLDKVLSQAYPTWEVVWFGHIGDGNLHINILRPDGMSKEEFVKECRKVDVMVFETVKKYKGSISAEHGVGLTKKSFLNYTRSEAEIEIMKGIKKVFDPDNIMNPGKVI, translated from the coding sequence ATGTCTCCAGCCCTTCTCGAACTTGAGAGTTTTCTTAAAAAAGAACAAATCAAAACCGACGAAGAGAGCCTGAAATACTGGGGCAAAGACTGGACGACTTATTTCGATATCAAAGCCTCTGCCATCGTCTTTCCTCACACCACTGAAAACGTTGTCGACCTGGTTAAATGGGCACGAAAAAATAAAATCGCATTGATTCCATCAGGAGGCCGCACGGGCCTTTCCGGCGCTGCCGTAGCCACTCAAGGCGAAGTCGTGGTTTCCTTTGACCAAATGAACAAGATCAAAGACTTCAGCCCTGTCGATCAAACTGTGATCATCGAACCCGGCGTGGTGACAGAGGCTCTGCAAGAATTCGCACATTCCAAACAACTCTTCTATCCCGTCGACTTTGCAGCCGTGGGCTCATCGCAGATGGGCGGAAACATTTCCACCAATGCCGGTGGGATCAAGGTTGTTCGCTATGGCCTGACTCGTGACTGGGTGGCGGCTTTGACAGTTGTCACTGGCGCAGGTGATGTTCTGGAGCTCAACAATGCTCTTGTGAAAAACGCCACAGGTTATGATCTTCGCCATTTATTTATTGGTGCAGAAGGAACCCTGGGCTTCATCACCGAAGCCACGATAAAGCTCGCACCGAACCCTCCTCCGATGAAGGTCCTCGTTATGGCCGTCAGCGGTCTTGATGCTGTCATGAAAATCTTTGCGGAGTTTAAAACTAAAACATCCTTGGTCGCTTTTGAAATGTTCTCTGATAAAGCTTTGAAAAGAGTTTTAGAGAACACGGGATTGCCGGCTCCTCTGGAAACACAAGCTCCTTTCTATGTTCTGGCGGAAGTTGAAACTCGCAACGATCAGGATGAAGAACATGCTTTGGGTGTGTTTGAAAAATGCTTGGAAGAAGGTTGGGTCTTGGACGGCGTGATCAGTCAGTCCGACGTGCAAGCGACAACATTCTGGAGATACCGCGAAGACATTTCTGAATCTTTGGCAAAGTACTCCCCGTACAAGAACGACATCGCGGTGACAATCTCGAAGGTTCCACCATTCATGGACGACCTTGATAAAGTTTTGTCGCAAGCTTATCCAACCTGGGAAGTGGTTTGGTTCGGACATATCGGTGATGGCAATCTGCACATCAACATTCTTCGCCCTGACGGTATGTCGAAAGAAGAGTTCGTCAAAGAATGCCGCAAAGTCGATGTGATGGTTTTTGAGACTGTAAAGAAATACAAAGGTTCAATCTCGGCGGAACACGGTGTGGGTCTGACGAAAAAATCTTTCTTGAACTACACTCGCTCGGAAGCTGAAATTGAAATCATGAAGGGAATCAAAAAAGTTTTCGATCCCGACAACATCATGAATCCTGGTAAAGTAATTTAG
- a CDS encoding HNH endonuclease yields MDYFFAAASAEHQKKEKAKARELRLSQWWKQELGKGLCYHCGNRFKPAELTMDHLIPIARGGKSNKNNCVPSCKDCNSKKGYKTRAEMAMEELKASSEKSEPVAEGVGDSNNSTENAGESEEN; encoded by the coding sequence ATGGATTATTTTTTTGCCGCGGCCTCAGCCGAACATCAAAAGAAAGAAAAGGCCAAAGCTCGCGAGCTGCGCCTGAGCCAGTGGTGGAAGCAGGAACTTGGAAAAGGGCTTTGCTATCACTGCGGGAATCGTTTTAAGCCTGCCGAGCTGACCATGGACCATCTGATTCCTATCGCCCGGGGCGGGAAGTCCAACAAAAACAACTGCGTCCCTTCGTGCAAGGACTGCAATTCTAAAAAGGGTTATAAAACTCGCGCGGAAATGGCGATGGAAGAGTTGAAAGCCTCTTCTGAAAAGTCTGAGCCTGTCGCCGAAGGTGTCGGCGACTCGAATAATTCCACTGAAAATGCTGGCGAGTCAGAAGAAAACTAG
- a CDS encoding SUMF1/EgtB/PvdO family nonheme iron enzyme, with translation MINLRLVILCSSALLILSSCSGAKEDNTPVNDNTSAEQPAPTPAPSPNPKPEPTPSPDPSPAPSPSPSPEPTPVPNPAPNPSPTPSPTPAPVPQPSPTPAPAPEPSPVPSPTPSPTPAPAPQPSPTPAPSPEPSPVPSPTPAPQPAPAPTPTPTPSPTPAPQPPPAPVPSPTPSPSPEPSPTPTPSPSPSPTPAPSPSPTPAPVPTPVPPVTTCPENYEIVAANKSLGTASFCIAKFEMKKGNDGKATSAPSGKPWIANKATAKDSCAALGAGYRLPTNTEWNATALEIYNQDSNWTEGKKLSGTLYTGYYSGWSEPVAVTNVNDPYDSTGKAKDNERRTFTLASGKVIWDFGGNAWEWVSDTIYGSSYTPDLSSNYGRDYHNNNWDIKPGSKQLFDFTGMTEVLKKDVYLGNLFGGSTGKVIRGGALCIHKKGTTGIFAANIGDITVNEVQAPASWNLNMNNVGFRCVKDLK, from the coding sequence ATGATTAATTTGCGTCTTGTCATACTTTGTTCTTCTGCCTTGTTGATACTCAGCTCTTGCTCGGGCGCAAAAGAAGATAATACTCCTGTAAATGACAACACTAGCGCGGAGCAACCTGCCCCGACACCAGCACCTTCGCCGAACCCTAAACCGGAACCAACTCCTTCACCGGATCCATCTCCGGCTCCAAGTCCATCGCCTTCTCCAGAGCCTACTCCGGTTCCAAATCCGGCGCCGAATCCTTCTCCTACACCTTCTCCGACACCTGCGCCTGTGCCACAACCTTCTCCGACTCCAGCACCGGCACCAGAGCCGTCTCCTGTTCCGTCACCAACGCCAAGCCCAACTCCTGCGCCTGCGCCACAACCTTCTCCGACTCCAGCACCGTCACCAGAGCCATCCCCTGTTCCGTCACCAACGCCAGCTCCTCAGCCTGCGCCTGCGCCTACTCCGACGCCAACTCCGAGTCCGACTCCAGCGCCGCAGCCTCCTCCTGCGCCTGTGCCTTCACCGACGCCGTCTCCATCACCAGAGCCTTCACCGACGCCGACGCCGTCTCCATCGCCAAGCCCAACTCCTGCGCCAAGTCCGTCACCTACTCCGGCACCGGTACCCACTCCTGTTCCACCTGTCACGACTTGTCCTGAAAACTACGAGATTGTTGCCGCTAACAAATCTTTGGGAACTGCGAGCTTCTGTATTGCAAAATTTGAAATGAAAAAAGGAAACGATGGTAAAGCCACGTCTGCTCCAAGCGGCAAACCTTGGATTGCGAACAAAGCCACTGCAAAAGATTCTTGCGCGGCTTTGGGTGCGGGATATCGTCTTCCAACAAATACCGAGTGGAACGCCACGGCCCTTGAAATTTATAATCAAGACAGCAATTGGACAGAAGGCAAAAAACTATCAGGCACTCTATACACCGGATACTACTCTGGCTGGTCAGAGCCCGTGGCCGTTACCAATGTCAACGACCCTTATGACAGCACTGGAAAAGCCAAGGATAATGAACGCCGCACTTTCACTCTTGCCAGTGGCAAAGTGATTTGGGACTTCGGTGGAAATGCCTGGGAATGGGTCAGCGATACGATCTATGGATCGTCTTACACACCCGATCTTTCCAGTAACTATGGGCGTGATTATCACAACAACAATTGGGATATTAAGCCCGGTTCAAAACAGCTCTTTGATTTTACAGGCATGACTGAAGTTCTGAAGAAAGATGTTTATCTCGGCAATCTTTTTGGTGGCAGCACTGGGAAGGTCATTCGTGGTGGAGCCCTTTGCATTCACAAGAAAGGCACAACCGGAATTTTTGCTGCAAACATTGGCGACATCACAGTCAATGAAGTGCAGGCACCTGCTTCTTGGAATTTAAATATGAACAATGTGGGTTTCCGCTGCGTGAAGGATTTAAAGTAA
- a CDS encoding trypsin-like peptidase domain-containing protein: MKKLSAFLFLIAIHFDARALPAYKVQCESLESCPESIVGVASDGKSVCTGVLVQEDLIATNLHCIPEDLRKEEVSCKGRIMISFPATKSLAAEDIECAKVKWLSPPLKDSPLTPDYAFLRLEKKTSRMKVPISTSGFSDGEQITLFKIDPQSDGSGLLRKSTCTTIQKSLANPLFLNNKSPVISLVPCSVVKGNSGSPLFSADLEVKGLLNSMGSATDVNLKKAPFSQVGYGSNFACLNIAGLAMAADISPDCRHTITPEEVKEASAELISKSIDPLMKAFNKDVATQLQTLHEQSRFVLRWSVDQKDHAFDGLQAKVTEISYKPECVNFKKAKLRNKAGKLKSEIVTYKLELLEWALELNLDDSGRPQAKLISKKINPALIFSPSKLAMTEKVPFTYDGHDLQIPFCEDLP; the protein is encoded by the coding sequence ATGAAAAAACTCTCGGCTTTTCTTTTTCTCATTGCGATACACTTTGATGCGCGGGCCCTCCCCGCGTATAAAGTGCAATGCGAAAGCCTTGAGAGTTGCCCTGAATCCATCGTTGGTGTCGCGTCTGATGGCAAGAGCGTTTGTACTGGTGTTCTGGTTCAAGAAGACCTTATCGCGACCAACCTGCACTGCATCCCTGAAGATCTTCGCAAAGAAGAAGTCTCTTGCAAGGGACGCATTATGATTTCATTTCCTGCGACCAAGTCTCTCGCTGCAGAAGACATTGAATGTGCGAAGGTGAAATGGCTTTCTCCGCCACTTAAAGACTCGCCCCTCACTCCTGATTATGCTTTCTTACGACTTGAAAAGAAAACCTCACGCATGAAGGTCCCCATCAGTACCAGCGGCTTTAGCGACGGGGAACAAATCACTCTCTTTAAGATTGATCCTCAAAGTGATGGCTCCGGACTTTTGCGGAAGTCCACTTGCACAACGATTCAGAAGTCTTTGGCCAATCCGCTATTTCTTAACAATAAAAGTCCCGTGATCAGCCTCGTGCCCTGCTCGGTGGTGAAAGGCAACTCAGGATCCCCGCTCTTTTCTGCAGATCTTGAAGTCAAAGGCCTCTTGAATTCCATGGGTTCAGCGACGGACGTGAACCTCAAAAAGGCGCCCTTTTCGCAAGTTGGTTATGGATCTAATTTTGCCTGCCTGAATATAGCGGGACTTGCCATGGCGGCAGACATATCACCAGATTGCCGTCACACGATCACCCCCGAGGAAGTCAAAGAGGCGTCTGCAGAACTGATCAGTAAATCCATTGATCCTTTGATGAAAGCCTTTAACAAAGACGTCGCAACACAACTGCAGACTTTACATGAACAAAGTAGATTTGTACTGCGCTGGAGTGTCGATCAGAAAGATCATGCCTTTGATGGACTGCAAGCCAAAGTCACTGAGATCTCTTATAAACCCGAATGCGTGAATTTCAAAAAAGCCAAGCTTCGCAATAAAGCTGGCAAACTGAAATCAGAAATTGTGACCTATAAACTGGAACTTCTCGAATGGGCCTTGGAGTTGAACCTGGATGACAGCGGTCGCCCTCAGGCCAAACTCATCTCAAAAAAAATCAATCCGGCCCTGATCTTCTCGCCGTCCAAGTTAGCAATGACCGAAAAAGTTCCCTTCACTTACGACGGCCACGACCTGCAAATCCCATTCTGCGAAGACCTTCCATAA
- a CDS encoding cyclic nucleotide-binding domain-containing protein, producing MSVKTFKKGEVIYKDGDKITAVYLIQSGGASQCLIRGKKNIDLFQLGSSHILGDQVILGASTHPTAAIATTETKVLEIPVEALKSHYEGAPQMLKVIIKSLADRLRLAMNDVRSSKLEKDSSPCPEDQVAKAFGAVFHTANHKGDRSTPGRVVVEWGMMKQYSQRIFAEGPKRVEQVINILVKLKLAFYEMGKAPDNPEGPDEIQRVHFLDLGLLESFFEFYQYYYFKGGRMELLKVDELCQTMLDALLKLADGQEADRFGIVSVDFAKFGEHCKNELGINLNNDHFARLEGKGVFMKRKNSGTGVLLQFEIKEFRSILQSWKMLREIEKWNEKGFVDMDEKEEKPKKRSSGPSCPACSAELQAGVKFCSECGHKIVAAA from the coding sequence ATGTCTGTAAAAACCTTTAAAAAAGGCGAAGTGATCTACAAGGATGGCGACAAAATTACGGCTGTTTACCTGATTCAGTCAGGTGGCGCCAGCCAATGCTTGATTCGCGGAAAAAAGAATATCGACCTTTTCCAATTGGGCTCTTCGCACATTCTTGGTGACCAGGTCATCCTGGGCGCAAGCACCCACCCGACCGCCGCCATTGCGACAACAGAAACGAAAGTGCTCGAGATCCCCGTGGAGGCTTTGAAGTCTCACTACGAAGGCGCTCCGCAAATGTTGAAAGTCATCATCAAGTCGTTGGCAGATCGTCTGCGTCTGGCCATGAATGATGTTCGCTCTTCCAAACTTGAAAAAGACTCTTCACCATGTCCGGAAGATCAGGTCGCCAAAGCCTTCGGCGCCGTCTTCCATACCGCCAACCATAAGGGCGACAGATCCACTCCGGGTCGTGTCGTTGTCGAATGGGGAATGATGAAACAATACTCGCAAAGAATCTTTGCCGAGGGGCCTAAGCGCGTTGAACAAGTGATCAATATTCTTGTGAAATTGAAATTGGCTTTCTATGAAATGGGCAAAGCTCCGGACAATCCAGAGGGACCCGATGAGATTCAAAGAGTTCATTTCCTGGATCTGGGCTTGTTGGAAAGCTTTTTTGAATTCTATCAATACTACTACTTTAAGGGCGGCCGCATGGAGCTTCTTAAGGTGGATGAACTATGTCAGACAATGTTGGATGCTTTGCTAAAATTGGCTGATGGCCAAGAGGCGGATCGCTTCGGTATCGTCAGTGTCGACTTCGCCAAATTTGGTGAACACTGCAAAAATGAACTTGGCATTAACTTGAACAATGACCACTTCGCCCGTCTTGAAGGCAAGGGTGTGTTCATGAAAAGAAAGAACAGCGGCACCGGTGTTCTTTTACAGTTTGAAATCAAAGAATTCCGCTCTATTTTGCAAAGCTGGAAAATGCTTCGCGAAATTGAAAAATGGAATGAAAAAGGCTTCGTCGATATGGACGAAAAAGAAGAAAAACCAAAGAAACGATCCAGCGGCCCATCTTGTCCTGCGTGCAGTGCCGAACTTCAAGCTGGAGTTAAATTCTGTAGCGAATGCGGTCATAAGATCGTAGCGGCGGCTTAA
- a CDS encoding YgaP family membrane protein, whose protein sequence is MRCNVALWDRILRFIFGVGLTAYAVAGGPFWAYIGIYGIITAAWGLCPVYAFFRIRTLKDYYRPHRDEEL, encoded by the coding sequence ATGAGATGCAATGTCGCCCTCTGGGACCGCATTCTGCGCTTTATATTCGGGGTAGGTCTTACCGCCTACGCCGTCGCAGGGGGACCTTTTTGGGCGTACATTGGTATTTACGGTATTATTACCGCAGCTTGGGGCTTGTGTCCTGTCTATGCTTTCTTTAGAATCAGAACTCTGAAAGATTACTATCGGCCCCATCGGGACGAAGAACTCTAA
- a CDS encoding LTA synthase family protein produces MFGPSQRVLKIFALVFVVIFFYFLARVEFLAWNWNMFRTKPFADLLWSLFVGLRFDISAALSVAAPVLLLSFFPWPKNWEKLWQNTTWVIFCITQIPFLILNLVDTEFINFVGRRFTYDTLFIMGEAQGKMMGFVGTYWPLFLVNTLIVILFAWVAWKVLKRPIKVVWHSDLSQSLKHWAFHVFVCFVALVVSVVGIRGGLQGKPISFVNANVFTAPVLNNLVLNSTFTFVKSYGAEEIKHEKYFSDKEEMLKHLNGSYSGSLLEGKRPKSPQNIVIIILESFGSEYVGPHNGKSYTPFMDSLMAKSLVFNNAYADGRRSIEGVAAVMAGIPALMSEPFISSHFTANYFLGLGTLLAPKKYSSAFFHGGHNGTMYFDSFMQSAGVDKYYGSQEYGNNADDDGIWGIWDEPFLQYMLKEMDKMPRPFMSSVFTLSSHHPFKVPAQYEGQFPEGPIEILKTVSYTDMALQKFFAEAEKKPWFKDTLFVVTADHTSKHFRPEYENEIGDYRIPLFLYHPSFKFPAVDKDMVVQQIDILPTLLDFLHLRNKEENFLGSSMFVPGDKDAVAFIDGRYLLFAKDYRIRWSPGHGEPEMFAMSDLTGEHPLTEPTARKAELTQRLKATIQYFNEGMWDNKLYYPAKRR; encoded by the coding sequence ATGTTTGGGCCATCACAGCGTGTACTTAAGATTTTCGCTCTCGTTTTTGTCGTTATCTTCTTCTATTTTCTCGCCAGAGTAGAGTTTTTAGCTTGGAACTGGAATATGTTCCGCACCAAGCCTTTTGCCGACCTTTTGTGGTCGCTGTTTGTGGGGCTTCGTTTTGATATCTCGGCCGCGCTTTCAGTGGCCGCTCCGGTCCTTTTATTGTCCTTTTTTCCTTGGCCAAAGAACTGGGAAAAGCTTTGGCAGAACACCACTTGGGTGATCTTCTGCATCACTCAGATACCTTTTCTGATTCTGAACTTGGTAGACACGGAGTTTATTAATTTCGTGGGTCGCCGGTTTACCTACGACACTTTGTTCATTATGGGAGAAGCCCAAGGCAAGATGATGGGCTTCGTCGGCACTTATTGGCCGCTGTTTTTAGTTAACACCCTGATCGTCATTTTGTTCGCTTGGGTCGCTTGGAAAGTCCTAAAAAGACCAATCAAGGTAGTTTGGCACTCAGATCTTTCTCAATCTCTGAAGCATTGGGCTTTCCATGTGTTTGTTTGTTTCGTTGCCTTGGTTGTCTCAGTCGTTGGGATTCGTGGCGGTTTACAAGGAAAGCCGATCAGCTTTGTGAATGCGAATGTGTTCACAGCTCCGGTGCTTAATAATCTTGTTTTGAATTCGACCTTCACCTTCGTAAAAAGCTACGGAGCTGAGGAGATCAAACACGAAAAGTATTTCTCTGATAAAGAGGAAATGTTGAAGCATTTGAATGGCTCTTACAGTGGTTCTTTACTTGAGGGGAAGCGTCCGAAGAGTCCCCAAAATATTGTGATCATCATCTTGGAAAGTTTCGGCAGTGAGTATGTCGGCCCCCATAACGGGAAGAGCTATACACCGTTTATGGACTCTTTGATGGCAAAATCCCTGGTGTTTAATAATGCCTATGCTGATGGTCGTCGTTCGATTGAAGGCGTAGCGGCGGTCATGGCGGGAATCCCTGCTTTGATGAGTGAACCCTTCATTTCTTCGCACTTTACAGCGAACTACTTCCTGGGGCTGGGAACTTTGCTGGCTCCCAAAAAATACTCTTCTGCATTTTTTCACGGCGGCCACAACGGCACCATGTACTTTGATTCCTTCATGCAGAGTGCCGGGGTGGACAAGTACTACGGTTCGCAAGAATACGGCAACAATGCGGATGATGATGGCATTTGGGGCATCTGGGATGAGCCCTTCTTACAGTATATGCTGAAGGAAATGGACAAAATGCCTCGTCCGTTTATGAGCTCTGTCTTCACCTTGAGTTCGCATCATCCGTTCAAGGTCCCAGCCCAGTATGAAGGACAATTCCCAGAGGGGCCGATTGAAATTTTGAAGACCGTTTCCTACACCGATATGGCTTTGCAGAAGTTTTTTGCAGAGGCGGAAAAGAAACCTTGGTTCAAAGACACTTTGTTTGTCGTGACTGCAGACCACACTTCAAAACATTTCCGTCCGGAGTATGAGAACGAAATCGGGGACTATCGCATCCCGCTTTTCCTCTATCATCCTTCTTTTAAATTTCCGGCAGTCGACAAAGACATGGTCGTGCAACAAATCGATATATTGCCGACCTTGCTTGATTTCCTGCACCTGCGTAACAAAGAAGAGAACTTCCTTGGAAGCTCGATGTTTGTTCCCGGCGACAAAGACGCCGTGGCCTTCATCGATGGCCGCTATTTACTTTTCGCCAAAGACTATCGCATCCGCTGGTCCCCAGGTCATGGTGAGCCGGAAATGTTCGCCATGAGTGATCTCACCGGTGAACACCCGTTAACGGAGCCCACAGCCCGCAAAGCAGAACTCACCCAAAGACTCAAAGCCACCATTCAATATTTTAATGAAGGCATGTGGGATAATAAACTCTATTACCCCGCAAAACGCCGGTAG
- the grxD gene encoding Grx4 family monothiol glutaredoxin, producing MSSPIHQKIDGILSQNKIVLFMKGTQQFPMCGFSARACAILQDMGVQFHDINVLEDEEIRNGIKEYGNWPTIPQLYINKQLVGGSDIMMEMYQSGELQEMLTAHTSTSSK from the coding sequence ATGTCTTCACCTATCCATCAAAAAATCGACGGCATTTTGAGCCAAAACAAAATCGTTCTTTTCATGAAAGGAACTCAACAGTTCCCAATGTGTGGTTTCTCTGCACGTGCTTGTGCGATTCTTCAAGACATGGGCGTTCAGTTCCATGACATCAACGTTCTTGAAGATGAAGAAATCCGCAACGGCATCAAAGAGTACGGCAACTGGCCGACAATTCCACAGCTTTACATCAACAAACAACTTGTTGGTGGCAGCGACATCATGATGGAAATGTACCAATCCGGCGAACTTCAAGAGATGTTGACTGCCCACACTTCGACTTCGTCGAAGTAG
- a CDS encoding BolA/IbaG family iron-sulfur metabolism protein encodes MKERLEQNYPDSKIEVFDLTGTQDHWEVYVESAKFAGLTRIQQHQHVMGCFGPELKTGEVHALSIKTKIK; translated from the coding sequence ATGAAAGAACGACTAGAGCAAAATTATCCAGATTCCAAAATCGAAGTTTTCGATTTAACCGGGACTCAAGACCATTGGGAAGTCTACGTGGAAAGCGCCAAGTTTGCGGGATTGACTCGCATTCAACAGCACCAACACGTGATGGGCTGCTTTGGTCCAGAATTAAAGACCGGGGAAGTTCACGCTCTCTCAATTAAGACTAAAATTAAATAA
- a CDS encoding flagellar brake protein: MSEPLVIFKAIGSEHEKQMLLQKLLSAQTTVTLKDKFERCLTMKVLSLNSQFHLKCHPPEETAMTPQDNSIFAASFQIGEEKYLFETKPVVNENYIVLPVTHLYHLQRRKNFRYNMPPNYSATFTINYLNHNICSHQCRMLDLSTEGCAVEISQEQAHLQLEDLVRAEIFLGDREPIVIQGVIKNIRGRGISHLTLGVEFNHLAAPCEDKIINALTDLQRELYFRKAG, encoded by the coding sequence ATGAGCGAACCATTAGTGATCTTTAAGGCCATTGGATCTGAGCACGAGAAGCAAATGCTTTTGCAAAAGCTCCTTTCTGCTCAGACGACTGTGACTCTTAAGGATAAATTCGAAAGATGTCTGACGATGAAGGTGCTCAGCCTGAATTCTCAGTTTCATTTGAAATGCCATCCTCCGGAAGAAACGGCGATGACCCCGCAAGACAACTCGATCTTTGCGGCAAGCTTCCAGATTGGTGAAGAAAAGTACCTGTTTGAAACCAAACCCGTGGTGAATGAGAACTATATCGTCTTGCCGGTGACACATCTATATCATCTGCAACGTCGCAAGAACTTCCGCTACAATATGCCTCCCAATTATTCTGCGACTTTTACAATCAACTATTTGAATCACAATATTTGTTCTCATCAATGCCGCATGTTGGACCTCAGCACTGAGGGCTGCGCGGTAGAGATTTCTCAAGAGCAAGCGCATTTGCAGCTCGAGGACCTGGTCCGTGCAGAGATCTTCCTCGGTGACCGCGAACCAATCGTTATTCAAGGTGTGATAAAAAATATCCGTGGACGTGGTATCAGTCACCTCACTTTGGGTGTTGAATTCAATCACTTGGCGGCTCCCTGCGAAGATAAGATCATCAATGCCCTCACCGATCTTCAGAGAGAGCTCTACTTCCGAAAAGCCGGATAA